One genomic region from Tachysurus vachellii isolate PV-2020 chromosome 22, HZAU_Pvac_v1, whole genome shotgun sequence encodes:
- the si:ch73-267c23.10 gene encoding serine incorporator 3, with translation MGATLGTFSLLHWAQCLCGSATCLTCRFCSKCKNSIVTRIIYASILLLDTIIACIMLSPSVERQMKQIPGFCEDDTSSSTAGTFQCDTFVGFKAVYRLCFGMSMSFVAFCLLTINIKNSRDPRAAFHNGCWFFKITIIIALTVAGFYIPEGHFSYIWFVVGALGAFFFILIQLILLMDFVHSLSESWHDKKENQNPKLWGCALISVTLVNYSVSVLGITLLFIFYARPMECSLSRFFISFNLILCIIASVISVQNIVRKRLPASGLMQSSFITLYTVYLTWSAVTNEPEKSCNPSLLSIFQQDPVLNSSSTNQTQQESPKHPYFLTEDAQSIVGLLVFVVCILYSSIRSSSTSQVNKLLLTPSNAVLIDNPSTGSLCAPEGPRRLVDNERDGVQYSYSFFHMQLFLASLYIMMTLTKWYRPDANYNDITHKRGPVWVKISSSWTCVFLYVMTLISPIIFQDRDFS, from the exons ATGGGAGCAACCTTAGGGACCTTCAGCCTTCTGCACTGG gctcagtgtctgtgtggctCGGCGACATGTCTGACATGTCGTTTTTGCTCCAAATGTAAGAACTCAATAGTGACTCGAATCATTTACGCCTCAATCCTCTTACTCGACACCATCATCGCCTGCATCATGCTGTCACCCAGCGTCGAGCGGCAGATGAAACAG ATCCCTGGATTTTGTGAAGACGACACGAGCTCCAGCACTGCAGGAACTTTTCAGTGTGACACGTTTGTGGGCTTCAAAGCTGTGTATCGTCTTTGCTTTGGCATGAGCATGAGCTTCGTGGCTTTTTGTCTGCTGACCATCAACATAAAGAACAGCAGAGACCCTCGAGCTGCATTTCACAACGG CTGCTGGTTTTTCAAAATCACGATCATTATTGCGCTCACAGTCGCTGGCTTTTACATTCCAGAGGGACATTTCTCTTACA TTTGGTTTGTAGTAGGTGCACTTGGAGctttcttcttcatcctcatccaGCTCATCCTCCTCATGGACTTTGTGCACTCGTTGAGCGAGTCGTGGCACGACAAGAAAGAAAACCAGAACCCAAAGCTCTGGGGTTGTG ccctGATAAGTGTAACCTTAGTGAACTACTCTGTGTCCGTCCTCGGCATCACGCTCTTGTTCATATTTTACGCTCGGCCCATGGAGTGTTCACTCAGCAGGTTCTTCATCAGCTTCAACCTCATCCTCTGCATCATTGCTTCAGTCATCTCTGTTCAGAACATAGTTCGT AAACGTCTTCCTGCTTCTGGACTCATGCAGTCGTCCTTCATCACTCTGTACACTGTCTACCTCACCTGGTCAGCTGTGACAAATGAACCAG AAAAATCCTGCAATCCCAGTCTGCTGAGCATCTTCCAGCAGGATCCTGTTCTCAATAGCTCTTCAACAAACCAAACCCAGCAGGAGAGCCCAAAGCATCCTTACTTCTTAACGGAGGATGCACAAAGCATCGTGGGATTGTTAGTGTTTGTCGTGTGCATTTTATACTCGAG CATTCGCTCGTCCAGCACCAGTCAGGTGAACAAACTCCTGCTGACTCCATCAAATGCCGTGCTGATCGACAACCCCTCCACAGGAAGCCTCTGTGCCCCCGAGGGGCCGAGACGTCTGGTAGATAACGAGAGAGACGGCGTCCAGTACAGCTACTCCTTCTTTCACATGCAGCTCTTCCTCGCTTCTCTCTACATCATGATGACACTCACAAAATGGTACAG ACCTGATGCCAACTacaatgacatcacacacaagAGAGGACCAGTGTGGGTGAAAATCTCGTCCAGTTGGACTTGTGTCTTTCTCTACGTCATGACTCTGATCTCTCCCATCATCTTCCAGGACAGAGACTTCTCATAA